atcctggtagcagaggcTGGTACTTGTGGTACCAGTACTTCAGATCATCCTGGTAGTAGAGGCTGGCACTTGTAGCACcagtactgcaggtcatcctggtagcagaggcTGGCACTTGTAGCACcagtactgcaggtcatcctggtagcagaggcTGGCACTTGtagtaccaatattgcaggtcatcctggtaacagAGGCTGGCACTTGTAGTACcagtactgcaggtcatcctggcaCAGAGAAATTATATTTGTAGTGTCAAGTTTTAGTATTGTAAGGCTCACATAAGTGTCAGATACTGAAATATATAGTGACAACACTacgttactacagtgttagaaaTATATAGTGACAACACTACGTTACTACAGTGTCAGAAATATGACATTTTCAGTGTCGTCATCAGTGTCATAAAGTTGTTGTGTAATAATACTGTTACACATCACTTTAACATCTTACTGTTATACATCAGCCTAACATCGTACTGTGTAACATCTACTTAACAAGCTAATGTTACACATCAGCTTACATTCTGCTGTGTTAACACTCATCATTGTGCTCTGCACAACATTATCTCTGATTGTATTAAGAACTTTTTCATAATTTATGTTACAAAACTATTTTGAAAACTTTAGCAAGAAATATTTAAATTCATGAACAGTATTAGAGAACCATTCAAGGTACCTGCTTTACTGCTGGTGAactgcttttgatccaaggaattgaagataTCCTCCCATTATCGTAATCATCCATGCTATTCCTCAAGCACTGTATAATGTAGATTTAGAACTTGGTCATGTTTATAATTATGTAATTATAGAGTATTAGAGAAATGTTGGTTTTCACTGTAATGAAATGGTAACAAAATTTGCATCTGTTCAAGCATTTTAAGATTTATTTATAAGATTATTAACCCCTTTCACTGTCTCATCCATAGATCTTTGTTATTGACCACAGTGTCACGTAGATCTAAATTACTGATGCAGGTGTCGCTCATATAGATTTGTTTTGAGCACAACAATCTCAGATATACTGTGAGCAGTATATTTTGGCCTAAacatgagagaacgggtctgtgcAGTGGGCGtgaacagtataaaaaaaaatcatacccCATGCAGTGCAAGATCGGAAAAGCAAACATTTGACTTTGCTTTAAAATAGACTCAGTTTTTTTCTAGGATGGATTTATTGGCTCATGGTATCAATTGATAAACGAAGTCATACTTGTGAAAGAGATTATTTTGGTAAGTAGCTGAAGTAGAGTTTTGAAAGTAGCTTGAGATAGGGTTTCAAGTATCATAAATATTACTTCTTTTATTTCCCATAAAACAGACCCTcctggtctgttttatgggtttttactaggtCTGCCTCATTTATTGGGATACCATAAACCATgacaatcattcctggttatattttattacaaATACAAAtgtttatttctattattatattagaaatagggtaaaacttcaattttttttttgtttgatgaTGGATTCCAGTTCCTGGAATGCACatggtttttatttttattctctTTAATGTGTTTtaaatcagattttttttttttttttgtataattgTCCAAATTACCATCTTCTCTGTACTTTAGATAGTGCAAAATAAGTAAGAATTTCTTCAAAATGAGCAAtgaaattggcttaaaataggactcaaagtgggcaaaattgctagGCATAAAATGCTCCCAGATTTTTAACTTTGCACCTGAATAATTTCTTGTTTGTCAACAAATTTCAAGTTTTTGGTGTTTACCTTAAGAAAAATATTCTCTACTGTTTTAGCATTTTTAATTTTGTGGTCATGACCAAGAAAGGATTGAGTCATTGTTCACTATGTCTAAAATACTTGAAGAAAACTGTGTTCAAGCAACACACATTACAGTTCATGCAGAAGACAAACTGTATCAGTATTCACAGTCTCTGAAATATTCCTCACAAAAATCTCAGTGTGTATCACCGATAACAGTTAATGAAGAGAAAGAAGCAGCTCAGTGTTCAATGTGTTTAAAAGAGTTTTCTAAAAACTTTTTAATGAGACATATAAGAATTCATACCAGAGAAAaacatcagtgttgtgtgtgttttaaaAACTTTGCATGTAAATCTAAGTTTGTGAAGcacatgagaattcatactggagaaaaaccatataaatgttcagagtgtttaaaagaATTTTCATATAAATATGGTTTAGCAGAGcacatgagaattcatactgGGGAGAAGCCATATCAATGTTTAGAGTGTTTAAAAGAATTTTCACATAAATCTAGTTTAGTACAACACATGAGAATTCAcactggagagaagccatatcagtgttcagagtgtctaaaagaGTTTTCATATAACTCTAGTTTACTACTACACCTGAAAATTCACACTGGAGAGAAATCAAATCAGTGTTCCGAGTGTTTAAAAGAGTTTTCCTTAAAATCTCATTTAGTACAGCACATGAGGatacatactggagagaaaccctatcaatgctcagagtgtctaaaagAATTTTCTAATAAATCTAATTTAGTAAAACACAGGAGAATTcacactggagagaaaccatttcaatgttcagagtgtctaaaagaGTTTTCCTTAAAATCTCTCTTAATAGTgcacatgagaactcatactggagagaaaccctatcaatgttcagagtgccTAAAAGAATTTTCAGATAAATCCAGTTTGGTAAAACACATGAGAATTcacactggagagaaaccatatcaatgttcagagtgtcttaaAGAATTTTCTAGAAAATCTCATTTAGTACGACACATGAGAATTCATACCAATGAGAAACCATTTAGGTGTTCAGAATGTCTAAAAGAGTTTTCCAGAAAATCTTATTTAGTAAAACACCTGAGACTTCATGATAGTTAGAAATACCAGTGTTTAGTTTCTAAAtgttttctcacaaaaaataaaattgATTGAAAAACATATGAAACCATATGGGAGGGAAATCTTACCAATGGACAGTGTTATTCAAAGACATTATAGTATGAGATAGTAGCATGAATGAAAATTACTTGTGACAGAAATTGAGTTAATCTTTCAGATGTTTAAATGATCATTGACACAATTCTAAATTAGCTCTACATATGAATAGTCATTCAAGAAAGTTTTTCTTTGTCATTAAATTAGCAATATTCATGCAACAAAGCTTTTCTTGATGTTGGTAAATTAGTAGCATTCATTCaagaaagcttttctttttatcATTAAATTAGCAGTATTCATGCAAGAAAACTTTTCTTTGTGTCATTAAATTAGCAGTATTCATGCAAAAATCTTTTTAACTTTTCTTGGTGTTGGTAAATTAGCAGTGTTCATAGAAGCCTTTGCTAATTGTACTTTTGTGGAATAGCTAGATCTGTGTCTGATGTCACTTCacaggaggtgccttgatgtctGTGAGATGCCTTTGATCCAAGATACTGCCATAACTTTTTCTTGGATAAAATCTGATTGGCTCCCATTCTTCTAGTACTGTATAACCTTTCAGTGTCAGTCCCATAAaattatggctttgaagccagtgtcagtcCTGTGATACTACGCCAGAATTCTAGCATCTTCAAATCTTGCGgggaaaaagctggtaggcctacagtGCTCGTCATGGCATTATTCTGGGTGAGTgccccggcataatgccatgacgaaaatcaaaggcctaccatatagGGGGGGGGCAGGTCTTTTTTCATCATTGCAGTCTGCTGGGTAACAGCTGTAAGCATGACATCTCAGCCTGccaccacacttcacagtgacttctcattgctcacgtggctgccgtggtgagaggaagtgttgcactgttgtctctcatccgccccatcttttgtctggtgttccctttggttttggggctatacatgtttgattatgggtaaaaggaagtgtTTAACTCCTGAAACTATAGCtgaaatcatagggcttcacaaagctgggcaccagacgaaagaaatagtggacaatgtttgtgtgtgtgagcattcagtaaggaactgggtgcagcgtttcaaggctggtggtggtgttgagttaCCATCTGCCAAACCTCAGCCTGGCCCCTCAAAAAAGGCATCTGttcataccttaactgtgttaaagaagcagttactaTCTggctgcttctttaacacagtttaGGTACGAACACCTCTTCTAAAGGGGCTCCTTGACGTggcaaagaggctcttggtctaaggaattaaactctttggtctccttcctcagactgaacctaagtaccccccaatcctcccttccctatcccatcccccccttttttattcccctttcctcccccctccctcctcccaaccTTCCCCTTTCCATATCCCGTTTGTAGTCTCAGGGGTCCTCCCCTTtggcattacagtttctaggtagggggaagtgtgccatggaatctgaattgtctggaGGTGCCCTGCTGCCTTCCTGGATCTCCAAGAAGTGGGCAGGGTGTCCTGCAGATGATGgatgtatctccagaggctgcctgtcagTTCTGGCGGGGTGACAGCCAaaagaggtatgctttgtggcaagTTTCCAACCACCctttcttttgtccaccgaggtggctcagtaaatgtgaggttgctatccctgagtgctggtttactggtgtgaagggtagggtatggcacgggttccacgctgcatctgcactgctcaTGGGCTCGAGGCCCTCTCGGATGAAGGGAAGAATTTACTGCCCTTCCATGCTTTCttatttttctttccttcttctttttctttaaaataacaagaaagaagCACCACCATAATGGAGTCTTCGTTCTGTGAtaatcctcctcctcccaggcccctttctGTTCACATATCCTGTTCTGACCCAGCTttgttattggaccattctctagACTCTTCTCATGCCCCTATACCTTTCTCATGCCCCTATACCTTTCTCATGCCCCTATACCTTTCTCATGCCCCTATACCTTCTGGTGGTGTTGCTTCATCACCTGCTGCAAGTGCTGAGGTGCCACCCATTTCTGTTAATGCCTCTGCCTTCTGCACACCTTTAACAATGCGTCCGGCTTCCCTGAatatgcctcttcaaggggggctccttggcgtggtgaagaggctcttggtctgaggaattagccctgtcggtcttcttcctcagaccgaacctaattaccccccattcttccctcccctatcccatcctccccatcctcccctttttccgttcctcctcttcctcctcacccctcccttttgcccttcctctttttggcctttgggatttctcccacaggcgcgctagttcctaggtaggggaaaggacaccggggtccatcccattccgttgaggttcttggcagtggcgtagtttgccgtggaatctggattgcctgaggatgtcccgatccctctccggtatcccggagtagctttgggtgtctttcgggcgacgggtgtatctctggaagccacctttcagattccgggggtggtggccgaaggaggtatgctttgtggcagatatccggccaccctctcttttgtccaccgaggtagctcggcagatgtgaggttgctatcccggattgctggtttactggcatgaaggatagggtatggcacgggttccatgctgcatctgcgctactagcggtgctgaggtcctcttgggcgcggagggagatttccggccctttcattcctcctgggaactattcctccccgctcccccctttttttattcttttttttatttttattttttcttctttcttttttttttcttaaaaacaaaaagcaaaggagtaacctaaccatggcagccctagtccatgaacccactacccccgggccccttcttgataccgcaccccattctgaccctgccttgtgtttagaccactcttcggacactcctgatgcccctgtacctcttgctggtgctgtttcctcacccgcttcaggtaccggggcttcgactgactccttcgatttgtctgaactccgctctcctttgactatgcttccggcttctccctctacggtacggcaattttcgaatcgcccacccatttcacgccggaccaactccggtcctactcctaaacgccaacgtcaatctcctgatgatgctccttcattaccttcccattctactcggaaaagaccgacacgtcaagcactccctctccacgcacagtttcggaccacacaatggactaaattctttactttaagaccgacttcttcttctgcctacctttctgaccatagtattggcaaagcgctcctgcgtcatgttggtagagatatttcatttcatgctctcaagagcggtatgtgcatcgtcactgtccagaatgctacccaagctcatgatctttctctcctttcgaatatcgatactactcctatcaccattgaaaaacatctttctctcaattcttgtagtggtactgtcattctgccccataccatagtccaacagaatttccagtcatgtggcagtgacatttttgaacagctggaactccaggatctcccaatcctcaaagtagacacttatgtccttcctgcccgtgggcggagacgttacccttgcaatgtggctcgtttaacttttgacagccaagaactcccgtcctctgtatatgtcatgggacatcagttacaagttcgaaaggtgatacctacaccgcaacaatgtagaaattgctggcgttttggtcacccagcgaaatattgcagatctatggccgaatgctcagtctgtggtgccgacgaccattctaatacatcttgcagtcaacctccatcttgccttaattgtaatgaagctcacccttcgtactcccgccgttgccaggtctacttaaccctttgagggtcgacaggccctctccgaaactcgttctcagggtcggccaaatttcaaaaaaaaaaaaaattattttttcttatgaaaaaatagtttttttttctaaacattataggataaacaaaaaaaatttaccatcaatacttatggagatatggatgcatgaagtttgcagaaaatgagccgcgtatggcaacagcggcgactgccgctcacccggtaaactttagtttacttgtatttgaaggtttgttgttttttttcactattttattttttcacataacttatgtggcctatga
The sequence above is drawn from the Cherax quadricarinatus isolate ZL_2023a unplaced genomic scaffold, ASM3850222v1 Contig6078, whole genome shotgun sequence genome and encodes:
- the LOC128704198 gene encoding zinc finger protein 271-like — translated: MSKILEENCVQATHITVHAEDKLYQYSQSLKYSSQKSQCVSPITVNEEKEAAQCSMCLKEFSKNFLMRHIRIHTREKHQCCVCFKNFACKSKFVKHMRIHTGEKPYKCSECLKEFSYKYGLAEHMRIHTGEKPYQCLECLKEFSHKSSLVQHMRIHTGEKPYQCSECLKEFSYNSSLLLHLKIHTGEKSNQCSECLKEFSLKSHLVQHMRIHTGEKPYQCSECLKEFSNKSNLVKHRRIHTGEKPFQCSECLKEFSLKSLLIVHMRTHTGEKPYQCSECLKEFSDKSSLVKHMRIHTGEKPYQCSECLKEFSRKSHLVRHMRIHTNEKPFRCSECLKEFSRKSYLVKHLRLHDS